The Deinococcus seoulensis genome window below encodes:
- a CDS encoding glycerophosphodiester phosphodiesterase, which translates to MHSRVTARRNRRTLAAGAAMLALILTGCAGTAQLPSGAGSNPLITGRTWNVAHQGGELVRPSNTMLAYRHAADLGVDMLEMDLHGTRDGGLVLSHDATLDRLTDTRGAIADLTLKEVLAADAGYAFTPDGGVTFPYRAQGVPPAQLGEVLAAFPDTWLTIEIKQAQPSIAAPFCEALRAAGAADRVVVASFSDAALAEFRTLCPEVMTSMTERELRPLVLLSKVGLSGLAGAPGQVAQVPVRAGGIEVVTPGFVRAMHARGVAVQVWTVNDPAEMRRLIGMGVDGLITDRPDLLRDVLRDVLGGAATP; encoded by the coding sequence ATGCATTCACGAGTGACGGCAAGGCGGAATCGCAGGACGCTGGCAGCGGGCGCGGCCATGCTGGCGCTGATCCTCACGGGCTGCGCCGGAACGGCCCAGTTGCCGTCCGGGGCGGGCAGCAACCCGCTGATCACGGGGCGGACGTGGAACGTGGCGCATCAGGGCGGCGAACTCGTGCGGCCCAGCAACACCATGCTGGCGTACCGGCACGCGGCGGACCTGGGCGTGGACATGCTGGAGATGGACCTGCACGGCACGCGGGACGGCGGGCTGGTCCTGTCGCACGACGCGACCCTGGACCGCCTGACCGACACGCGGGGCGCCATCGCGGACCTGACCCTGAAAGAAGTCCTGGCCGCCGACGCGGGGTACGCATTCACGCCGGACGGCGGGGTGACCTTCCCGTACCGGGCTCAGGGCGTGCCCCCGGCGCAACTGGGCGAGGTGCTGGCGGCCTTCCCGGACACGTGGCTGACCATCGAGATCAAGCAGGCGCAGCCGAGCATCGCGGCGCCCTTCTGCGAGGCCCTGCGGGCGGCAGGCGCGGCGGACCGGGTGGTCGTCGCGAGTTTCAGTGACGCGGCCCTCGCGGAATTCCGGACGCTGTGCCCGGAAGTCATGACCAGCATGACCGAACGCGAGTTGCGGCCGCTGGTGCTGCTCAGCAAGGTCGGGCTGTCCGGGCTGGCGGGCGCGCCGGGGCAGGTCGCGCAGGTGCCGGTTCGCGCCGGAGGCATCGAGGTGGTCACGCCGGGCTTCGTGCGGGCCATGCACGCGCGGGGCGTGGCCGTGCAGGTGTGGACCGTCAACGACCCGGCCGAGATGCGCCGCCTGATCGGCATGGGCGTGGACGGCCTGATCACGGACCGCCCGGACCTGCTGCGGGATGTGCTGCGGGACGTGCTGGGTGGCGCGGCCACGCCCTGA
- a CDS encoding DsbA family protein, protein MKRSNLVLTARVVALGAALTLGASQAQLMGTPAQLAAQPTLKGFSAQGGGLVSGATRVTADVAGGRVVGVFVESDSVSGLARGIGAGWGVAEKDLPTLTQNLSNPQLLAAARTGYVDLTDDSGTDLIALKITGEGNSTRYLGYVAMKVWPDSAFPPVKAAAGSVGAPNVLRIFSDFQCPYCKQLWDTSMRDWRAAPASFRVVHYEFPLSFHRNAQGAAEASECAAAQGRFMPFADQLFANFATWTPLDPKDAPAKYAGYARAAGLDTAAFKTCVGQRTFRADVEAQMKAGMAVNVQGTPTVFLNGMKLTDYSDAAELAQVRAVTTARPGAATLIDARLQLFR, encoded by the coding sequence GTGAAACGATCGAATCTGGTTCTGACGGCCCGCGTGGTCGCGCTGGGCGCGGCCCTGACCCTGGGCGCGTCTCAGGCGCAGTTGATGGGCACGCCGGCGCAACTGGCGGCGCAACCGACCCTGAAGGGCTTCTCGGCGCAGGGCGGCGGGCTGGTCAGCGGCGCCACCCGCGTCACGGCGGACGTGGCGGGCGGGCGCGTGGTGGGTGTGTTCGTGGAATCCGACTCCGTGAGCGGACTGGCGCGCGGCATCGGAGCCGGGTGGGGCGTGGCCGAGAAGGACCTGCCGACACTGACGCAGAACCTCTCGAACCCGCAGCTGCTGGCCGCCGCCCGCACCGGGTACGTGGACCTGACGGACGACAGCGGCACGGACCTGATCGCCCTGAAAATCACCGGTGAAGGCAACTCGACCCGCTACCTGGGGTACGTGGCCATGAAAGTCTGGCCGGACAGCGCCTTCCCGCCCGTGAAAGCCGCCGCCGGTTCGGTCGGCGCGCCGAACGTCCTGCGGATCTTCAGCGACTTCCAGTGCCCGTACTGCAAGCAGCTGTGGGACACGTCCATGCGCGACTGGCGGGCGGCTCCGGCATCGTTCCGGGTGGTGCACTACGAGTTCCCGCTGTCGTTCCACCGCAACGCGCAGGGCGCCGCCGAGGCCAGCGAATGCGCCGCCGCGCAGGGACGCTTCATGCCCTTCGCGGATCAACTGTTCGCCAACTTCGCCACCTGGACGCCGCTGGACCCGAAAGACGCTCCCGCCAAGTACGCCGGGTACGCCAGGGCCGCCGGTCTGGACACGGCGGCCTTCAAGACCTGCGTGGGCCAGCGGACCTTCCGGGCCGACGTGGAAGCCCAGATGAAAGCCGGGATGGCGGTGAACGTGCAGGGCACGCCGACCGTCTTCCTGAACGGCATGAAACTCACGGACTACTCGGACGCGGCCGAACTGGCGCAGGTGCGGGCCGTGACGACCGCCCGACCGGGCGCCGCCACACTGATCGACGCACGGCTGCAACTGTTCCGGTAA
- a CDS encoding PadR family transcriptional regulator produces MQSSNADGNLLRGTLDFLLLASLEHGPLYGLRIIQDVQQRTGGHFNFKEGTLYPALHRLEKRTLIRAETRPSDTGGPPRKYYHLTPTGLNELSRQREEQRAHAHALRPYLEFA; encoded by the coding sequence ATGCAAAGTAGCAATGCGGACGGCAACCTGCTGCGCGGCACCCTGGACTTCCTGCTGCTCGCCAGCCTCGAACACGGCCCCCTCTACGGCCTGCGGATCATCCAGGACGTCCAGCAACGCACAGGCGGCCACTTCAACTTCAAGGAAGGCACCCTCTACCCCGCCCTGCACCGCCTGGAAAAACGCACCCTGATCCGCGCCGAAACCCGCCCCAGCGACACCGGCGGCCCACCACGCAAGTACTACCACCTGACCCCCACCGGCCTGAACGAACTCAGTCGCCAGCGCGAAGAACAACGCGCCCACGCCCACGCCCTGCGCCCCTACCTGGAATTCGCATGA
- a CDS encoding permease prefix domain 1-containing protein, with amino-acid sequence MSPEEHYVRRATRGLRGKERQETQTELLDHITERTRQLTLTGLTPEQARTQAMQELGSPATVARSLRANQHVHPALSAAALLALATLLLWPVPELLYARTDPFNSTTTQSVRELRAEGYLTVREANSQLKPYGIQLKYHSESWELRHAGLPTASIASAISWVCQGPTTSSAADQPRYLLSDMPTVAYVNPSALLACMSEAGWPLQVRGEQVSLQGKEFPLAWSKGQLTSLYARQVEKSVSQLPQAVWRTPPHYPLNLWNGALIWPWAPTITDLRRITVKSSGQNAVLLIRADVQHTMTYPTERTYKAPIFISIATPVDEQGNTQIPRSIKTPGQSAPMNINLMNSVKDWYSAPISARPAILVALPDRTDAPIDLTPLTFNP; translated from the coding sequence ATGAGCCCCGAAGAACACTACGTCCGCAGGGCCACGCGCGGCCTGCGCGGCAAGGAGCGCCAGGAGACTCAGACCGAACTGCTCGACCACATCACCGAACGCACCCGACAACTCACCCTGACCGGCCTGACCCCCGAACAGGCCCGCACCCAGGCCATGCAGGAACTCGGCTCGCCCGCCACCGTCGCCCGCAGTCTGCGAGCCAATCAGCACGTCCACCCCGCCCTGAGTGCCGCCGCACTCCTCGCACTCGCCACCCTGCTGCTGTGGCCCGTGCCGGAATTGCTGTATGCACGGACGGATCCATTCAACAGTACGACCACTCAATCCGTCCGCGAACTCCGTGCAGAGGGTTACCTGACCGTCCGGGAAGCGAACTCTCAGCTGAAGCCATACGGCATTCAACTCAAGTACCACAGCGAATCATGGGAATTACGGCATGCAGGACTCCCAACCGCAAGCATCGCATCGGCAATCTCCTGGGTCTGCCAGGGACCCACTACGTCCAGTGCCGCCGATCAACCCCGCTACCTGCTTTCCGACATGCCGACCGTCGCCTACGTCAATCCTTCCGCCCTGCTGGCCTGCATGAGCGAGGCAGGATGGCCTCTACAGGTCAGGGGTGAACAGGTCAGCCTACAAGGCAAAGAGTTTCCTCTGGCCTGGAGTAAAGGTCAACTGACCTCGCTGTACGCTCGTCAGGTTGAAAAGAGCGTCAGCCAACTTCCCCAGGCTGTCTGGCGAACCCCACCACACTATCCGCTGAATCTATGGAACGGCGCCCTGATCTGGCCCTGGGCGCCGACAATAACAGACTTGCGGCGTATCACGGTCAAGAGTTCAGGCCAGAATGCAGTTCTCCTGATCCGAGCAGACGTTCAACACACCATGACGTATCCGACCGAACGGACTTACAAGGCGCCCATTTTCATTTCCATTGCCACACCAGTGGATGAGCAGGGAAACACCCAGATTCCGAGATCCATCAAGACGCCAGGGCAGAGCGCACCAATGAACATCAATCTAATGAATTCTGTCAAGGACTGGTATTCCGCGCCGATCTCTGCCCGCCCGGCCATCCTCGTGGCGCTGCCGGACCGGACGGATGCACCCATTGATCTGACCCCGTTGACGTTCAACCCCTGA
- the thrS gene encoding threonine--tRNA ligase — protein MHVVLPDGKQLELAQGATALDAARAIGERLAGDAVAATANGELVDLMTPLPDGAHITLITKKNPGDAAPLFRHSLGHVMSQAVGEYYRAKGYADDQIKRGVGPSIENGWYQDFDLPEPIKEEDLPEIEKVMRDIISRNLPFTRREITRAEGLAQFPHDPYKQELIAGLPEDEPITFYTQGDYTDLCRGPHFPSTGRLPGAFKLMSTSGAYWRGNEKNPILQRVYGVAFATQKELDEYLHALEEAKRRDHRKLGKELELFTIDPMVGKGLPLWLPNGTVLREELTAFLKEQQFKRGYQGVITPNIGNLDLYRTSGHYPYYAESQFNPIEVDEEQYMLKPMNCPHHVRIYGSKPRSYRDLPVRLAEFGTVYRYEQSGELNGLTRVRGFTQDDAHIFCRPDQLKKEFLDVLDLTVLVLKTFGMTDVRFRVGTRDPESDKYVGDEANWNLAEQQIIEAVEEVGLPYTIEPGDAAFYGPKLDFVVKDVLGREWQLGTIQVDYNLPERFDISYVGEDGQDHRPIMIHRAPFGSVERFTGILIEHYAGDFPLWLAPRQIMIIPIADRHNDYAWALRDELHAAGLRAEVDDSSNRMNAKVRTAELSKIPVMLVVGDKEQEGREVSVRERTPDGLKERKGVAFDDLKGELLTRYKTRS, from the coding sequence ATGCACGTAGTTCTTCCCGACGGTAAACAACTGGAACTCGCTCAGGGGGCCACCGCGCTGGACGCCGCGCGCGCCATCGGTGAACGCCTCGCCGGTGACGCCGTGGCCGCCACCGCGAACGGTGAACTGGTGGACCTGATGACGCCCCTGCCCGACGGCGCACACATCACGCTGATCACCAAGAAGAACCCGGGTGACGCCGCGCCGCTGTTCCGGCATTCGCTGGGGCACGTGATGAGTCAGGCGGTCGGCGAGTACTACCGCGCCAAGGGGTACGCGGACGACCAGATCAAGCGGGGCGTGGGCCCGAGCATCGAGAACGGCTGGTACCAGGATTTCGACCTGCCCGAACCCATCAAGGAAGAGGACCTGCCGGAAATCGAGAAGGTCATGCGGGACATCATCAGCCGGAACCTGCCGTTCACGCGCCGCGAGATTACCCGCGCCGAGGGCCTCGCGCAGTTCCCGCACGACCCGTACAAGCAGGAACTCATCGCGGGCCTCCCCGAAGACGAACCCATCACCTTCTACACCCAGGGTGACTACACGGACCTGTGCCGCGGGCCGCACTTCCCGAGCACGGGCCGCCTGCCCGGCGCGTTCAAGCTCATGAGCACCTCGGGCGCGTACTGGCGCGGGAACGAGAAGAACCCCATCCTGCAACGCGTGTACGGCGTGGCGTTCGCCACGCAGAAGGAACTCGACGAGTACCTGCACGCCCTGGAAGAAGCCAAGCGCCGCGACCACCGCAAACTCGGCAAGGAACTCGAACTGTTCACCATCGACCCCATGGTCGGCAAGGGCCTCCCGCTGTGGCTGCCGAACGGCACGGTCCTGCGCGAGGAACTCACCGCGTTCCTCAAGGAACAGCAGTTCAAACGTGGCTACCAGGGCGTCATCACGCCCAACATCGGGAACCTCGACCTGTACCGCACCAGCGGCCACTACCCCTACTACGCCGAGTCGCAGTTCAACCCCATCGAGGTCGATGAAGAGCAGTACATGCTCAAGCCCATGAACTGCCCGCACCACGTGCGCATCTACGGCAGCAAGCCCCGCTCCTACCGCGACCTGCCGGTCCGACTGGCGGAATTCGGCACGGTGTACCGCTACGAGCAGAGCGGCGAACTGAACGGCCTGACCCGCGTGCGCGGCTTCACGCAGGACGACGCGCACATCTTCTGCCGCCCGGATCAGCTGAAAAAGGAATTCCTGGACGTCCTCGACCTGACGGTGCTGGTCCTCAAGACCTTCGGCATGACCGACGTGCGCTTCCGCGTCGGCACCCGCGACCCAGAAAGCGACAAGTACGTCGGCGACGAGGCCAACTGGAACCTCGCCGAGCAGCAGATCATCGAGGCGGTCGAGGAAGTCGGCCTGCCGTACACCATCGAACCCGGCGACGCCGCCTTCTACGGCCCCAAACTCGACTTCGTCGTCAAGGACGTCCTGGGCCGCGAATGGCAGCTCGGCACCATCCAGGTCGACTACAACCTCCCCGAACGCTTCGACATCAGCTACGTCGGCGAGGACGGCCAGGACCACCGCCCCATCATGATCCACCGCGCCCCCTTCGGCAGCGTCGAACGCTTCACCGGCATCCTGATCGAACACTACGCCGGGGACTTCCCGCTGTGGCTCGCGCCCCGCCAGATCATGATCATCCCCATCGCCGACCGCCACAACGACTACGCCTGGGCTCTGCGCGACGAACTGCACGCCGCCGGCCTGCGCGCCGAAGTCGACGACTCCTCCAACCGCATGAACGCCAAGGTCCGCACCGCCGAACTCAGCAAGATCCCCGTCATGCTCGTCGTCGGCGACAAGGAACAGGAAGGCCGCGAAGTCAGCGTCCGCGAACGCACCCCCGACGGCCTCAAGGAACGCAAAGGCGTCGCCTTCGACGACCTGAAAGGCGAACTGCTCACGCGGTACAAGACCCGCAGCTGA
- a CDS encoding PH domain-containing protein, whose product MTLLPVQVEETPRWWPAARLLLLLPLLILPALLLLPPVLRLPVYSVQGGTLTARSLGARVVIPPGTPVQSRAVTLHGKVIGSVLPGYTVGLFRTPTGRAQVFSDGSQGRSALVFATRTPTVLTPADPQALLRSWQSGENATFRPARPARPDWTLLLLLPLVPITVLLLARPRLTYRLDGDTLTVRTAATTLRFPRHDTRAALTHTPLGTRLFGTATPGYYTGTFISRAGTGGKIQAAAGAARPGQAVILIHNDREYYLTPTDPQALIDWFSTGTVPQAVHPAGS is encoded by the coding sequence ATGACGCTGCTCCCTGTACAGGTCGAGGAAACGCCGCGCTGGTGGCCCGCCGCGCGCCTGCTGCTGCTCCTTCCCCTGCTGATCCTGCCAGCCCTGCTGTTGCTTCCGCCCGTACTGAGGCTGCCGGTGTACTCCGTGCAGGGCGGCACGCTCACGGCGCGGTCGCTGGGCGCGCGGGTCGTCATTCCGCCCGGCACGCCCGTCCAGTCGCGGGCCGTCACGCTGCACGGCAAGGTCATCGGCAGCGTCCTGCCGGGGTACACGGTCGGCCTGTTCCGCACGCCCACCGGTCGCGCCCAGGTGTTCAGCGACGGTTCGCAGGGGCGCTCGGCGCTGGTGTTCGCCACCCGGACGCCCACCGTCCTGACGCCCGCCGACCCGCAGGCACTGCTGCGCTCCTGGCAGTCCGGAGAGAACGCCACTTTCCGGCCCGCCCGCCCCGCCAGACCCGACTGGACGCTGCTGCTCCTGCTGCCGCTCGTGCCCATCACTGTTCTGCTGCTCGCTCGGCCGCGCCTGACCTACCGGCTGGACGGTGACACTCTGACCGTCCGGACTGCCGCGACCACCCTGCGGTTCCCCCGGCACGACACCCGCGCGGCCCTGACGCACACCCCCCTGGGCACGCGGCTGTTCGGCACCGCCACGCCCGGTTACTACACCGGCACGTTCATCAGCCGCGCCGGAACCGGCGGGAAGATCCAGGCCGCAGCGGGGGCCGCACGCCCAGGGCAGGCCGTGATCCTCATCCACAACGACCGGGAGTACTACCTGACACCCACCGACCCGCAGGCGCTGATCGACTGGTTCAGCACCGGCACGGTGCCCCAGGCTGTCCACCCGGCCGGGAGTTGA
- a CDS encoding GNAT family N-acetyltransferase: protein MRFVTLTAHVTPRAELTPELEAGLRSLLIAAYPHFADFWAGTSYWGSEPEWHLWLADPEGVPVAQLGFGRRVAQVGGRDVTLVGVGGVATHPAVQRRGVGRRLLRDLHAFLHTLPDVEFAFLQCREEVVPFYESGGFVRVPNAAHYLDPDEDRWVTNAGPTLILPVCAALGDWPVGERVNLRGLPW from the coding sequence GTGCGGTTTGTGACCCTGACCGCGCACGTCACGCCCCGTGCGGAGCTGACCCCGGAACTGGAGGCCGGGCTGCGGTCCCTGCTGATTGCGGCGTACCCGCACTTCGCGGACTTCTGGGCGGGCACGTCGTACTGGGGCAGCGAACCGGAGTGGCACCTGTGGCTGGCCGACCCGGAGGGTGTGCCCGTGGCGCAACTGGGATTCGGGCGGCGCGTGGCGCAGGTCGGGGGGCGTGACGTGACACTGGTGGGCGTGGGTGGGGTCGCCACGCATCCCGCAGTCCAGCGCCGGGGCGTGGGCCGCCGCCTGCTGCGCGACCTGCACGCCTTCCTGCATACACTCCCGGACGTGGAATTCGCGTTCCTGCAATGCCGCGAGGAGGTCGTCCCGTTCTACGAGAGCGGCGGATTCGTCCGCGTGCCGAACGCCGCCCACTACCTCGACCCGGATGAGGACCGGTGGGTCACGAACGCCGGTCCCACCCTGATCCTGCCCGTGTGCGCCGCCCTGGGTGACTGGCCGGTGGGGGAGAGGGTGAATCTGCGTGGGCTGCCGTGGTGA
- a CDS encoding DUF805 domain-containing protein: MNDYINAIRNNYANFQGRARRREYWMYTLINAIITFVLAIPLFSVVMALIAEADASADPGAALTGTTLIFATIYALYALATFIPSLAIAVRRLHDTGKSGWWYLLNLVPMGSLVIFIFTILDSESGSNKWGPNPKGLTDGAAIPAQNSAQNW; encoded by the coding sequence ATGAACGACTACATCAACGCCATCCGCAACAACTACGCCAACTTCCAGGGCCGCGCCCGCCGCCGCGAATACTGGATGTACACCCTCATCAACGCCATCATCACGTTCGTGCTGGCCATCCCGCTCTTCAGCGTCGTGATGGCCCTGATCGCAGAGGCAGACGCCAGCGCGGACCCCGGCGCCGCCCTGACCGGCACCACCCTGATCTTCGCCACGATCTACGCGCTCTACGCACTCGCCACCTTCATTCCCAGCCTCGCCATCGCCGTGCGCCGCCTGCACGACACCGGCAAGAGCGGCTGGTGGTACCTGCTGAACCTCGTGCCCATGGGCAGCCTCGTGATCTTCATCTTCACAATCCTCGACAGCGAAAGCGGCAGCAACAAGTGGGGCCCCAATCCCAAAGGCCTGACCGATGGCGCCGCCATTCCCGCGCAGAACTCCGCGCAGAACTGGTAA
- a CDS encoding metallophosphoesterase — protein MLPTLWRGALGLLLGVTLGACAPALTGTMPVPDVQAALPALPADQLRVLVMGDQGTGTDVQWRVAAAMRQVCAREGCDLGVGLGDNFYPAGPEDVNSPLFRERFADVYGPLGVPFLMVPGNHDESWLVGGDGADARGAEVQVAYSRLNAQWVMPGRSYRAPVGALAEFFAVDTAPLAAYLPGLRPAERPGGAWDAAQRAWLAGAVRGSGARWRLVLGHHPLFSNGRHGNAGEYDGLPLTFQRGGAVRDLYGAACGVADVILSGHVHALEVFAPQPGCAGTWTAVSGAAGEVGGGAVGTRPAAFAAYGQPGFLRLEITPDVLTVWAYTVAEDGVVTAREAARLRRG, from the coding sequence ATGCTGCCAACTTTGTGGAGGGGTGCGCTGGGTCTGCTGCTGGGGGTCACGCTGGGAGCGTGCGCGCCTGCTCTGACGGGCACCATGCCCGTACCGGACGTGCAGGCGGCGCTCCCGGCCCTGCCCGCTGATCAGCTGCGGGTGCTGGTGATGGGGGATCAGGGCACGGGAACGGACGTGCAGTGGCGGGTGGCGGCGGCCATGCGGCAGGTCTGCGCGCGGGAGGGCTGCGACCTGGGGGTGGGGCTGGGCGACAACTTCTACCCGGCGGGGCCGGAGGACGTGAATTCGCCGTTGTTCCGGGAGCGGTTCGCGGACGTGTACGGGCCGCTGGGCGTGCCGTTCCTGATGGTGCCGGGCAATCATGACGAGTCGTGGCTGGTGGGCGGTGACGGTGCCGATGCGCGCGGGGCGGAGGTTCAGGTGGCGTATTCGCGGCTGAACGCGCAGTGGGTGATGCCGGGCCGTTCGTACCGCGCGCCGGTGGGGGCGCTGGCGGAGTTCTTCGCGGTGGATACGGCGCCGCTGGCCGCGTACCTGCCGGGCCTGCGCCCTGCGGAGCGGCCGGGTGGCGCGTGGGACGCCGCTCAGCGGGCGTGGCTCGCGGGCGCGGTGCGGGGCAGCGGGGCGCGCTGGCGGCTGGTGCTGGGGCATCACCCGCTGTTCAGTAACGGGCGGCACGGGAACGCCGGTGAGTACGACGGTCTGCCGCTGACGTTCCAGCGGGGCGGCGCGGTGCGGGACCTGTACGGCGCGGCGTGCGGAGTGGCCGACGTGATTCTCAGCGGGCATGTGCATGCGCTGGAGGTTTTCGCGCCGCAGCCGGGTTGCGCGGGCACGTGGACGGCCGTGTCGGGCGCGGCGGGCGAGGTGGGGGGTGGTGCGGTCGGGACGCGCCCGGCGGCTTTCGCGGCGTACGGTCAGCCGGGTTTCCTGCGCCTGGAGATCACGCCGGATGTGCTGACCGTCTGGGCGTACACGGTGGCAGAGGACGGCGTGGTGACTGCGCGCGAGGCCGCCCGACTGCGCAGGGGGTGA
- a CDS encoding glutaredoxin domain-containing protein codes for MIKMYTTSWCPDCHATKRALTSKGLAFEEINIEQDDQAAQYVMSVNGGKRSVPTLVHGDVAASLSGFRPQKLDAFLAEAGL; via the coding sequence ATGATCAAGATGTACACGACCAGCTGGTGCCCCGACTGCCACGCCACCAAACGCGCCCTGACCAGCAAGGGCCTCGCCTTCGAGGAAATCAACATCGAACAGGACGACCAGGCCGCCCAGTACGTCATGAGCGTCAACGGCGGCAAACGCAGCGTCCCCACCCTCGTCCACGGCGACGTGGCCGCCAGCCTCAGCGGCTTCCGCCCCCAGAAACTCGACGCCTTCCTCGCCGAAGCCGGACTGTAA
- the infC gene encoding translation initiation factor IF-3: protein MMNIAKEHKVNEQIRVRQIRLIGAEGEQVGIIDTRDAMNMAREAGMDLVMVSPQAVPPVCRLLDYGRFRYEQQQNEKENRKRARAQEVKAIKFRVKIDGNDFKTKTGHVRRFLEEGHKVKVTIMFRGRERTHPELGERILVRVAETLADIGAPEGTPSMMGMDMNMIMTPKAAPAPKKERTDDAQAEGAPTTAAAPAEAAAKADVADAPAAAPSEAASA, encoded by the coding sequence GTGATGAACATAGCGAAAGAACACAAGGTCAACGAGCAGATTCGTGTGCGCCAGATCCGGTTGATCGGCGCGGAAGGCGAGCAGGTGGGCATCATTGACACTCGCGACGCCATGAACATGGCCCGCGAGGCCGGGATGGACCTCGTGATGGTCAGTCCGCAGGCTGTGCCCCCCGTTTGCCGCCTGCTCGACTATGGCCGGTTCCGCTACGAGCAGCAGCAGAACGAGAAGGAAAACCGCAAGCGCGCCCGCGCCCAGGAAGTCAAGGCCATCAAATTCCGCGTGAAGATTGACGGCAACGACTTCAAGACCAAGACCGGGCACGTGCGCCGATTCCTCGAGGAAGGCCACAAGGTCAAGGTCACCATCATGTTCCGCGGGCGCGAACGCACCCACCCGGAACTCGGTGAGCGCATCCTGGTGCGCGTGGCCGAGACGCTGGCCGACATCGGCGCTCCCGAAGGGACCCCCAGCATGATGGGCATGGACATGAACATGATCATGACCCCCAAGGCTGCCCCGGCCCCCAAGAAGGAACGCACGGACGACGCCCAGGCGGAAGGCGCGCCCACCACGGCCGCCGCCCCGGCCGAAGCTGCCGCCAAGGCCGACGTGGCCGACGCGCCCGCCGCTGCTCCCAGCGAAGCCGCCAGCGCCTGA